In a genomic window of Lacrimispora sp. BS-2:
- a CDS encoding methyltransferase domain-containing protein — MKKQRIIETHEGIQDKMTVEIFDDFARIMRDKGWNNVDAFIKAGITKGNVLEIGPGPGYIGLEWLKRFPDSSLTGCEISREMIRLAEKNARDYGFEKRTTYVEGNCMQMPLPDSSFDAVFSNGSLHEWEDPVKAFNEIDRVLKPQGLFCITDMRRDVNPLIKWFLYSSTRPKEIRPGFLTSFNASYTAGEIESLLSQSKLKDTAVSKEFFGLCITGKKSAL, encoded by the coding sequence ATGAAAAAGCAAAGAATTATAGAAACACACGAAGGCATTCAGGATAAGATGACGGTAGAAATCTTCGACGATTTCGCCAGAATCATGCGGGATAAGGGCTGGAACAATGTAGACGCCTTCATCAAAGCAGGGATCACAAAAGGAAATGTACTGGAGATCGGCCCAGGTCCCGGGTATATTGGCCTTGAGTGGCTTAAGAGATTTCCAGATTCTTCTCTTACCGGATGCGAGATAAGCCGGGAAATGATCAGGCTTGCAGAAAAGAATGCGAGGGATTACGGCTTTGAAAAAAGAACCACCTACGTTGAAGGCAACTGTATGCAGATGCCGCTTCCGGACAGCTCCTTTGATGCTGTTTTTTCCAACGGATCCCTTCATGAATGGGAAGACCCTGTAAAGGCTTTTAATGAAATAGACAGAGTATTAAAGCCCCAGGGACTTTTCTGCATCACAGACATGCGCCGTGATGTTAACCCTCTGATCAAGTGGTTCCTTTATTCCTCAACCAGGCCCAAAGAGATCCGTCCGGGCTTTTTAACTTCTTTTAATGCCTCATATACGGCCGGTGAGATAGAAAGCCTGCTCAGTCAGTCAAAGCTAAAAGATACTGCTGTCAGCAAGGAGTTTTTCGGTTTATGCATAACAGGAAAGAAGTCAGCTTTATAG
- a CDS encoding 3'-5' exonuclease: MDNNRTESEFEKSRLEQTIALAKKHVDQARDRNEENKSAIISAKKELRDNTSHSISNLWSSEGFEALAALNQYMDPITDKIADYEAVENKILLLENMIQSPYFARIDFKFDDEDTFEKVYIGRTSLKKDDTNEFFIYDWRSPIASVFYRFVLGQVFYDAPGGRITGEVNLKRQYEITKGELEYYFDADVQIVDEFLRKLLSQNTSPKMKTIVETIQKEQDIVIRDMENDLMMVQGVAGSGKTSIALHRAAYLMYQGLSSKLSADNILIISPNSLFEQYISNVLPELGEDHVVSVVFEDIIASVLQNEHVQSRNQFLENLISNFKYRDIIKSTIEFKTSRRFLEILDRFIDDLPHKWMNFEDVCYDGQCIISGEMIKEKVLSGRNETPLGMRLKLIKGYILELISESRKSRLKKSEKILIHEEMLKFMELDVKAVYRKLFHDKEYFYSLAKDIELPGSMDHILTFTQENLDTNLLYYDDATVLTYLNLKIYGVHKYKAIKQVVIDEAQDYYLLHFEIFRLLFQKAKFTVLGDINQTLEKREDLSLYQQIRKIFNKKKASLVTMDKSFRCTNEILNYGLRFLEQSTEIKSFNRKGDEPEIFAAEDQLSFHDMIASEVKACLEMGYQSIGLICKTEKNALFLFECLKDKADIQLIKNESTTDLHGVFIIPVYMSKGLEFDAVLICDADAENYYSPDDKKLLYIACTRALHRLNLFCRGEASPLLKERES, encoded by the coding sequence ATGGATAATAACCGGACGGAATCAGAATTTGAAAAGAGCAGGCTGGAACAAACCATTGCTTTAGCGAAAAAGCATGTGGATCAAGCCAGAGATCGCAATGAGGAGAATAAGTCTGCCATAATTTCTGCCAAGAAAGAGCTGCGTGATAATACATCTCACTCCATATCAAATCTATGGAGTAGCGAAGGCTTTGAAGCCCTTGCCGCCTTAAACCAGTATATGGATCCGATCACAGATAAAATCGCCGATTATGAAGCGGTAGAAAACAAAATCCTGTTACTGGAGAACATGATCCAATCTCCTTATTTTGCCCGGATTGATTTTAAGTTCGATGATGAAGATACATTTGAAAAGGTCTACATTGGACGCACCTCCTTAAAGAAAGATGATACGAATGAATTTTTTATTTATGACTGGAGATCTCCTATAGCAAGTGTTTTTTACCGTTTTGTATTGGGGCAGGTATTTTACGATGCTCCTGGCGGAAGAATCACAGGAGAAGTTAATTTAAAGCGCCAGTATGAAATTACCAAAGGGGAGCTGGAATATTATTTCGATGCTGATGTACAGATTGTCGATGAATTTTTAAGGAAGCTGCTGTCCCAGAATACTTCTCCTAAGATGAAAACCATTGTAGAAACCATTCAAAAGGAACAGGACATTGTCATCCGGGATATGGAAAATGATCTGATGATGGTACAGGGAGTGGCAGGCAGCGGCAAGACGTCCATTGCTCTTCACAGGGCAGCCTACCTTATGTACCAGGGTCTGTCCTCAAAGCTGTCTGCTGACAATATATTGATTATTTCACCAAACTCTTTATTTGAGCAGTATATTTCCAATGTATTGCCCGAGCTTGGAGAAGATCATGTTGTTTCGGTGGTATTTGAGGATATCATTGCTTCTGTTCTGCAAAATGAGCACGTACAATCGAGAAATCAATTTTTAGAAAACCTGATCTCAAATTTTAAATACAGAGATATTATAAAAAGCACCATAGAATTCAAAACATCCCGCCGGTTTTTGGAAATACTGGATCGGTTCATTGATGATCTTCCCCACAAATGGATGAATTTTGAGGATGTCTGCTATGACGGCCAGTGCATCATAAGCGGAGAAATGATAAAAGAGAAAGTATTATCCGGAAGAAACGAAACCCCTCTGGGAATGAGATTAAAGCTGATAAAGGGATATATATTGGAGTTGATCAGCGAGTCAAGAAAATCCCGCTTAAAGAAATCAGAAAAAATTCTGATTCATGAAGAAATGCTGAAATTCATGGAACTTGATGTAAAGGCTGTTTATAGAAAGCTGTTCCATGATAAAGAATATTTTTACAGCCTGGCAAAAGATATAGAGCTTCCCGGCTCCATGGACCATATTTTAACCTTTACCCAGGAAAATTTAGATACCAATCTGCTATACTATGATGATGCAACGGTTCTCACTTATCTGAATTTAAAAATATATGGGGTTCATAAATATAAAGCCATTAAGCAAGTGGTAATTGATGAAGCACAGGATTACTATCTCCTCCATTTTGAAATTTTTCGTTTGCTGTTTCAAAAAGCAAAATTTACGGTACTGGGGGATATCAACCAGACCCTGGAAAAAAGAGAAGACCTATCCTTATACCAGCAGATCAGAAAAATCTTTAATAAGAAAAAAGCTTCCCTTGTTACAATGGACAAAAGCTTCCGCTGTACAAATGAAATTTTAAATTATGGTTTAAGATTCCTTGAACAAAGCACAGAGATAAAGAGCTTTAACCGAAAGGGGGATGAGCCGGAGATATTTGCGGCTGAAGACCAATTATCGTTTCATGATATGATTGCATCAGAAGTGAAAGCCTGTCTTGAAATGGGGTATCAGTCAATCGGACTAATCTGTAAAACTGAAAAAAATGCCCTTTTTCTCTTTGAGTGCTTAAAGGACAAAGCTGATATCCAATTAATAAAAAACGAAAGCACAACAGATTTACATGGTGTATTCATTATACCGGTCTATATGTCCAAAGGGCTTGAGTTTGATGCTGTTTTAATATGTGACGCTGATGCTGAAAATTATTACAGCCCGGATGATAAAAAGCTTTTATATATCGCCTGTACAAGGGCTCTTCACAGGCTCAACCTGTTCTGCAGAGGAGAGGCCAGTCCGTTGCTTAAAGAAAGAGAATCGTAG
- a CDS encoding MBL fold metallo-hydrolase: MDQIIMLDINFQYQNETRTIHPVLLLSANDVVLVDCGYPGFLPLIEEEMKSKGIDPGSLTKVLITHHDDDHMGALFEIKEKYPEIKVVAGHAESGYISGRNNRCVCYRRKKC, translated from the coding sequence ATGGATCAAATAATTATGCTGGATATAAATTTTCAATATCAGAATGAAACCCGGACAATTCATCCGGTTTTATTGTTAAGCGCCAATGATGTTGTTCTTGTGGACTGCGGATATCCCGGTTTCCTGCCTTTAATAGAAGAAGAGATGAAATCAAAGGGTATTGATCCAGGCTCCTTAACAAAGGTATTGATCACTCACCATGATGACGACCACATGGGGGCTTTATTTGAAATAAAGGAAAAATATCCTGAGATTAAGGTCGTGGCAGGCCATGCGGAAAGCGGGTATATTTCGGGCAGGAATAATCGCTGCGTTTGTTACAGGCGGAAGAAATGCTGA
- a CDS encoding EAL domain-containing protein: MRNNYSRYIAVQTVIMLIIFMTIVFALLRSQQSENNFLLSSIGQSVSYSVQQHIAITEGVLISLAYNYEIDDKIDKRKFDILAAKYMKENPDILYIQHKNKDTVTDMVYPDIYDYTIGASLYGRPEVVEALEKAIKNRIITVNDPFILKGTRDLLGLVIRYPLYKDGQFDGFFVVVFNFNSYMDKMIKEAVPDSYHISLYNKKGDLIWGDSPWLDRNPYIVQIPVMDTLWTMKLSKGGNSINANGAVLGFISVLILFLMGVLIYVQTWLFKKDENIQHLASLHKELERMKESYTLALDSANDALWEWNLLTDEIITSDKWIDITGNAPKGHGLRGILQEETIHQEDYPAVLAAFDSCLKGETREFHREYRIKNKDGSYTWVLNRGKVYFDGEGLPSKVAGAVSNIEDRKQKESKMEYMAFYDTLTGLPNKVKFMSTLEDTLKNIGETLCQYSILMIDLDNFKIHNDLLGLDFCDQLLKQVGNRLSQILGQENMVARFGGDEFLILIRDHQDIREVEKICQTILSIFGAPFVLMEKSVYLSVSIGVVHGLEAGQTANDVLRNADTALNKAKESGKNQYCIYGAQMHDEIIRKSNVEACIREALAKDNLLIYYQLQQDLSGDQIRGVEALARLYSEKLGMILPLEFIEVAEYTGLIIPLGSWILKNACKQGKAWIDSGYEIGKLSVNISVHQLRNENFYDQVKEVLNETRFPVNQLELEITESVLLEFSQDNIEILKKLRSLGVSIALDDFGTGYSSLNYLTVLPIDILKIDKSFLRRALESETERQVIKSITELAHGLNLKVVCEGVETVEQRQILKEMGCDYIQGYYFAKPCDAESIEKWFGKGSAEA; this comes from the coding sequence ATGAGAAATAATTATTCCAGATATATAGCCGTACAAACGGTCATAATGCTAATCATTTTCATGACGATTGTTTTTGCTCTTTTGCGTTCCCAGCAGTCAGAAAATAATTTTCTTCTTTCAAGCATCGGACAATCTGTGTCCTATTCTGTGCAGCAGCATATTGCCATAACAGAAGGCGTATTAATCTCCCTTGCTTATAATTATGAAATTGATGATAAAATCGATAAGCGCAAGTTCGATATTTTGGCAGCCAAATACATGAAGGAAAACCCGGATATCCTCTATATCCAGCATAAAAATAAGGATACGGTCACAGATATGGTGTATCCAGATATTTATGACTATACCATTGGAGCCTCCCTATACGGACGTCCTGAGGTGGTGGAGGCCCTTGAAAAGGCAATTAAAAACAGGATCATAACAGTCAATGACCCCTTTATCCTAAAGGGCACCAGGGACCTGCTGGGGCTTGTCATACGGTATCCCTTATATAAGGACGGTCAGTTTGACGGATTTTTTGTTGTGGTTTTTAACTTTAATTCTTATATGGACAAGATGATCAAAGAGGCGGTACCGGATTCCTACCACATCAGCCTCTATAATAAAAAAGGAGATCTCATCTGGGGAGATTCCCCCTGGCTGGACAGGAATCCATACATAGTCCAGATCCCTGTCATGGATACTCTATGGACGATGAAGCTGTCAAAGGGCGGAAACAGCATCAATGCCAACGGAGCGGTTTTAGGGTTTATCTCGGTGTTAATATTGTTTTTAATGGGAGTTCTCATCTATGTGCAGACGTGGCTCTTTAAAAAAGATGAAAACATCCAGCATCTTGCCAGCCTTCATAAGGAACTGGAACGGATGAAGGAAAGTTATACCCTGGCTCTTGACAGTGCCAATGATGCGCTCTGGGAATGGAATCTCCTGACCGATGAGATCATTACTTCCGATAAATGGATCGATATTACCGGAAATGCTCCCAAAGGTCATGGGCTCCGGGGCATTTTGCAGGAAGAGACCATTCATCAGGAGGATTATCCGGCAGTGCTGGCAGCATTTGACTCCTGCTTAAAGGGGGAGACCCGGGAATTTCACCGGGAATACCGCATCAAAAATAAGGATGGCAGTTATACCTGGGTCTTGAACAGGGGAAAAGTCTATTTTGACGGGGAAGGCCTTCCCAGCAAGGTTGCAGGGGCTGTGTCCAATATTGAAGACCGGAAGCAGAAAGAATCAAAAATGGAATACATGGCATTTTATGATACGCTGACAGGGCTGCCTAATAAGGTGAAGTTTATGAGTACCCTTGAGGATACCTTAAAAAACATAGGAGAAACGCTGTGTCAGTATTCCATACTTATGATTGATCTGGACAATTTTAAGATTCACAATGATCTTCTTGGGCTTGATTTCTGCGACCAGCTGCTTAAGCAGGTGGGCAACCGGCTGTCACAGATCCTTGGCCAGGAAAATATGGTGGCAAGGTTCGGAGGGGATGAGTTTTTAATTCTCATCAGGGATCATCAGGACATCAGGGAGGTGGAAAAGATTTGCCAGACTATCTTAAGCATCTTTGGTGCCCCCTTTGTACTGATGGAAAAATCAGTTTATTTATCTGTCAGCATAGGTGTTGTCCATGGTCTTGAAGCCGGTCAGACGGCTAATGATGTGCTTCGGAACGCAGATACGGCTCTTAACAAGGCAAAGGAAAGCGGAAAAAACCAGTACTGCATCTACGGTGCACAGATGCATGATGAAATTATCAGAAAATCCAATGTGGAGGCATGCATCAGAGAAGCTCTGGCAAAGGATAACCTTCTGATTTATTATCAGCTGCAGCAGGACTTATCAGGGGATCAAATAAGAGGAGTGGAGGCCCTGGCAAGACTGTATTCAGAAAAATTAGGCATGATCCTGCCTCTTGAATTCATAGAGGTGGCTGAATATACGGGATTGATCATTCCTCTTGGCAGCTGGATCTTAAAAAATGCATGTAAGCAGGGAAAGGCCTGGATTGACAGCGGCTATGAAATCGGAAAACTGTCCGTAAATATCTCAGTCCATCAGCTGCGCAATGAGAATTTCTATGATCAGGTAAAAGAGGTCCTGAATGAGACCCGGTTTCCGGTAAACCAGCTGGAGCTGGAAATTACGGAAAGCGTTCTTTTGGAGTTTTCCCAGGACAACATTGAGATTCTCAAAAAGTTGCGGTCCCTTGGGGTCAGCATTGCCCTGGATGACTTTGGTACCGGATATTCCTCCCTTAATTATTTGACAGTCCTTCCTATTGACATATTAAAAATTGACAAGTCGTTTTTAAGACGAGCCCTTGAAAGCGAAACAGAACGTCAGGTAATAAAAAGCATTACAGAGCTGGCTCATGGACTGAATTTAAAGGTGGTGTGTGAGGGGGTGGAAACAGTTGAACAAAGGCAGATTCTAAAGGAGATGGGATGTGATTATATCCAGGGGTATTATTTTGCAAAGCCATGCGATGCAGAAAGTATTGAAAAGTGGTTTGGGAAAGGATCAGCAGAAGCTTAG